One genomic window of Tenacibaculum tangerinum includes the following:
- a CDS encoding T9SS type A sorting domain-containing protein — protein sequence MKKTTLHKSIFIVLCFCLTLSTTYAQLSLISDQNTDFSGAITTVASGNWSNPAIWSTGVVPTGNDDVSVEGNHVVYIDVQGATSGKIVDLCKNLRVQQGAVLQMGHNTENFAKDLRINGSIYCLGTFSSGRNEASETGDGQIYEYNSRIFLKLNQENTYISGSGFFNPKSLNVVSASGGKNLIIDHYNLVIDESLAIKSNYRINATIKQYSYVHIKGNLGFTGSTYQWSSKTAKSDVIIEGVVIANNVSLFTKNPTAGDSSSLTIANNGSLYVQSINEGDSSVVSEAAGFHFNIEQGGLFKLGKGVDFDSVLKENFNFTNNGELRKHYSSTLATKAQITSAIDANDPNKGIDVSHIKDIFGSTHIGGWYNFTDRPYLLEGLDNYKSFGATSVKTTLSAINGKMFSAYPFNHTWPNFKTLKDVAQHQYIDSLFKREHIKTHTFWTTTKNKGDWKKGPDVDHTSYLNEEQQFYDLTKHLLSTYGSMNKTFVYQNWEGDWMLRGGQGVLWEKNPSLIPNDIAWSVEGMARMFRARQRGIERARNEYQSATAKVYHAIEFNKLWWNDNGTRKTMMDDDIPSVISDVVSKTRVDLTSWSAYDGGWTNDENPHGHAMWKGLEIAKYFTTATGELASNFPVQIGEFAINENPPYNQNNDQSVIENRYGRYIGVALGLGIPNFYLWNFYCSGQQGAPDGFTWEKGKQYEADFLYEWMDGKWMIEPDGTWGYAASFLMKQWQDNATEETPEEGEVSEEGEEEDKVLIYPNPTSAIIKFTGLTNDTKISIFDLGGRKVHDFIYEEDGEINVSKLRAGMYIVAIQKPNTAIEIKKLILK from the coding sequence ATGAAAAAAACTACGCTTCATAAATCTATATTCATAGTGCTTTGCTTTTGCTTAACACTGTCAACTACATACGCACAATTGTCACTCATAAGCGATCAAAACACAGATTTTTCAGGTGCTATTACTACCGTTGCTAGTGGTAATTGGAGTAATCCAGCAATATGGAGTACTGGTGTTGTGCCAACAGGTAATGATGATGTGAGTGTAGAAGGAAATCATGTAGTTTATATAGATGTGCAGGGAGCTACTTCGGGCAAGATTGTAGACTTATGTAAGAACTTAAGAGTACAACAAGGAGCCGTGTTGCAAATGGGACACAATACAGAAAATTTTGCCAAAGATTTGCGCATTAATGGTAGTATTTATTGTTTAGGAACTTTTTCTTCTGGTAGAAATGAAGCATCAGAAACTGGAGACGGTCAAATTTATGAATACAATAGTCGTATATTCTTAAAACTAAATCAAGAAAACACTTATATATCAGGGTCGGGTTTTTTCAATCCAAAATCGTTGAATGTAGTAAGTGCCTCAGGAGGAAAGAACCTAATTATAGATCATTACAACCTAGTAATAGATGAGAGTTTGGCAATAAAGTCGAATTACAGAATAAATGCCACGATAAAGCAATACTCGTATGTACATATTAAAGGAAATTTAGGTTTTACTGGAAGCACCTATCAATGGAGTTCTAAAACTGCCAAATCAGATGTAATTATCGAAGGTGTTGTAATTGCCAACAACGTAAGTCTGTTTACAAAAAACCCGACTGCTGGTGATTCCTCTTCACTAACCATAGCAAATAATGGTAGCCTTTACGTGCAGTCAATCAATGAAGGCGATTCAAGTGTTGTAAGTGAGGCAGCTGGGTTTCATTTCAATATCGAACAGGGCGGGCTTTTTAAGTTAGGAAAAGGAGTTGATTTTGATAGTGTACTAAAAGAGAATTTTAACTTTACCAATAATGGGGAGTTAAGGAAACATTATTCAAGTACGCTTGCTACCAAAGCACAAATTACCTCTGCTATTGACGCAAATGACCCAAATAAAGGTATAGACGTAAGCCATATAAAAGATATTTTTGGTTCAACTCATATCGGAGGTTGGTATAATTTTACCGACAGACCCTATTTATTAGAAGGCTTAGATAATTATAAGTCTTTTGGGGCTACCTCTGTTAAAACAACACTAAGCGCTATTAATGGCAAAATGTTTAGTGCCTATCCTTTCAACCATACCTGGCCAAATTTTAAAACATTAAAAGATGTCGCCCAACACCAATACATAGATTCCTTATTCAAAAGAGAGCATATAAAAACACATACATTCTGGACAACTACAAAAAACAAAGGAGATTGGAAAAAAGGACCTGATGTTGACCATACCAGTTATTTGAATGAAGAACAACAATTTTACGATTTAACCAAACACCTACTAAGCACATACGGTTCTATGAACAAAACCTTCGTATATCAAAATTGGGAAGGTGATTGGATGCTGCGTGGTGGTCAAGGTGTACTGTGGGAAAAAAATCCATCACTCATTCCTAATGATATAGCATGGAGTGTTGAAGGGATGGCTAGAATGTTTAGAGCAAGACAACGAGGTATAGAACGTGCTAGAAACGAATATCAAAGTGCAACAGCAAAAGTATACCATGCCATTGAGTTTAATAAATTATGGTGGAATGACAATGGTACACGAAAAACCATGATGGACGATGATATTCCGTCTGTGATATCAGATGTAGTTTCTAAAACAAGAGTCGATTTAACTTCTTGGTCTGCTTACGATGGTGGTTGGACCAACGACGAGAATCCACATGGTCATGCTATGTGGAAAGGTTTAGAAATAGCAAAATATTTTACTACAGCAACAGGAGAACTAGCCTCTAATTTTCCTGTGCAAATTGGAGAGTTTGCTATAAATGAGAACCCACCTTACAATCAAAATAACGACCAATCTGTAATCGAAAATAGGTACGGAAGATACATAGGTGTTGCACTTGGGTTGGGAATTCCGAATTTTTATCTATGGAATTTTTATTGTTCTGGACAACAAGGAGCTCCTGATGGATTCACTTGGGAAAAAGGTAAGCAGTACGAAGCTGATTTTCTGTACGAATGGATGGACGGAAAATGGATGATCGAACCAGATGGTACTTGGGGGTATGCCGCTAGTTTTTTAATGAAACAATGGCAAGATAACGCTACAGAAGAAACTCCAGAAGAAGGAGAAGTAAGTGAAGAAGGTGAAGAAGAAGATAAGGTTCTCATATACCCAAACCCGACTTCAGCAATTATAAAATTTACAGGGCTTACGAACGATACCAAAATTTCAATTTTTGATTTAGGAGGAAGAAAGGTGCACGATTTTATATATGAAGAAGATGGAGAAATAAATGTTTCAAAATTAAGGGCTGGAATGTATATAGTAGCCATTCAGAAACCAAATACAGCAATTGAGATCAAAAAACTAATTTTAAAATAA
- a CDS encoding RagB/SusD family nutrient uptake outer membrane protein has translation MKSFFLHKTRFIQVVTFLCVILFISCEDILEEEPFTEIGTEFFYQDEKDALAALNAVYAQLKEGVGYYRQQYLSNLFAASDQGRSSDNHGNFRKGTITSTDQNLPNTWEQIYIGIKDANNVIARVPQIEGMNEELKARVVGEARFLRGLNYFNLVRCFGEVPLRTEPVQPGEAGLPVSPIQDIYDVIISDFQHAAENCWGFNETRNGYKNNIGRVTKASAHAMLAKVYIQIASSKRTAEAGVMGNERYLGFTDSATSYYQLAKEQCDLVLGESGYQLVADLDGWKKIFESTNGNNAEMLFEIQGSSITGQGTAVSNLFSPRNAGLSGGGWGGTNRFQPKFINKNINKYDKRFQNSIIKEFQNETKTFVIKPNSSGYFRTVTATGAADGGIDVVYTSKYIDTDATTEYTSQQNWHVIRLADVYLMRAEALAEISQDPTQANADLSILRNRVDMKNFEGAGMSMEDFRTALLRERGAELSMEGHRFFDLTRMGVYDEYCRVSYGNTIGARQPEDYTWPIPLIESSSNENIN, from the coding sequence ATGAAATCATTTTTTTTACATAAGACAAGATTTATACAAGTAGTAACATTTTTATGTGTAATACTTTTTATAAGTTGTGAAGACATTCTTGAAGAAGAACCATTCACAGAAATAGGAACTGAGTTTTTTTATCAAGATGAAAAAGACGCTTTAGCTGCCTTAAATGCTGTTTATGCACAATTAAAGGAAGGAGTTGGGTATTATAGACAACAATACCTTTCGAATCTATTTGCAGCATCAGATCAAGGGAGATCTAGTGACAATCATGGAAATTTTAGAAAAGGAACCATTACATCGACAGACCAAAACTTGCCCAATACCTGGGAACAAATTTATATTGGAATAAAAGATGCCAACAATGTCATAGCAAGAGTTCCTCAAATAGAAGGAATGAATGAAGAGTTGAAAGCAAGAGTTGTTGGAGAAGCACGATTTTTAAGAGGGCTAAATTATTTTAACTTAGTAAGATGTTTTGGCGAGGTACCCCTAAGAACCGAACCAGTTCAACCAGGAGAAGCAGGATTGCCAGTTTCACCAATTCAAGATATTTATGACGTGATTATTAGCGACTTTCAACATGCTGCAGAAAACTGTTGGGGGTTTAATGAAACAAGAAACGGCTATAAAAATAATATTGGAAGAGTAACCAAAGCTTCTGCCCATGCCATGCTAGCAAAAGTATATATACAAATAGCATCCTCTAAGAGAACCGCTGAAGCTGGAGTAATGGGAAATGAGCGATATTTAGGGTTTACAGATTCAGCAACCTCATACTATCAATTAGCTAAAGAACAATGCGATTTAGTGCTAGGAGAAAGTGGTTATCAATTAGTTGCTGATTTAGATGGATGGAAGAAAATTTTTGAGTCTACCAATGGTAACAATGCAGAAATGCTTTTTGAGATTCAAGGGTCTTCTATTACAGGGCAAGGAACCGCAGTTTCGAACTTGTTTTCACCCAGAAATGCCGGTCTAAGTGGAGGTGGCTGGGGAGGAACCAATAGGTTCCAACCTAAATTTATAAATAAAAATATAAACAAGTACGATAAAAGATTCCAAAACTCTATTATCAAAGAGTTTCAAAATGAAACTAAAACCTTTGTCATAAAACCGAATAGCTCGGGTTACTTTAGAACCGTTACCGCAACAGGGGCTGCTGATGGGGGAATAGATGTGGTATATACTTCTAAATATATAGATACCGATGCAACGACAGAATATACAAGCCAACAAAACTGGCACGTGATAAGACTTGCAGATGTGTATTTAATGAGAGCAGAGGCCTTGGCAGAAATCAGTCAAGACCCAACGCAGGCAAATGCTGATTTAAGCATACTGAGAAATCGTGTTGATATGAAAAATTTTGAGGGGGCTGGAATGTCTATGGAAGATTTTAGAACCGCATTGTTAAGAGAACGAGGAGCAGAGCTTTCTATGGAAGGACATCGATTTTTTGATTTAACACGAATGGGTGTATACGATGAATATTGTAGAGTTAGTTATGGAAACACTATTGGAGCAAGACAACCCGAAGACTACACATGGCCAATACCTTTGATTGAATCGTCTTCAAACGAAAATATAAATTAA
- a CDS encoding SusC/RagA family TonB-linked outer membrane protein, with protein MKKLILLLLLLPLTLMGQEMMVKGTVIDGETKEPLPGVSVLIKGTVKGTETDFNGKFELKATKGDTIVFLYLGMKSQEVVVNSPTLQVSLQPDTTQLDEVVVSVGYFDVTKKDLSGSISQVKTQELEKNRSIKVEQLLQGQVAGVVVSESSEPGGGIGISIRGTNSMLGGTQPLYVVDGIPIDPLTDAQGNGASGQSQSALSFLNPNDIEKMEVLKDAAATAVYGARGANGVIIITTKSGGRSGEDNLSITVDTFITEVNKKLDVMNGPQFEEYMNQRALNQLYVNLTDPQRVGGYFDGSQEFTDVNYPELATFSLPFATSTGINNNWQDLVYRIAASSAYNISYRGGDAKKNFSMSLAMQDIDGVIVNTGNKRVIFNANGRKKIFNDNIDLISRTNVAYNTGNASSVGNGQIFLQRGVVSQALQFQPIFSTLEPGQDDDIYADLNEDNVVSNPYTLAKFLTDKKESFNFIQNLSVTAKIAPNLTGILKGAFNYQKSNRDSYYPVNTTRGRRNNGEATQAFLENRKIYGEANLRYRNNFNGHRIDASLVGTIEKNNIRSMYNKAFGFGSDVTKYYTFQSATDVLVPISQFREFGLLSGLFRVGYNYKGKYYLDVNTRIDASSKFAKNNKSAWFPSIALAWTISKEKFLRNSKTISNLKLRTSYGKTGSNPIAPYQSLALLTPIRYNFDNQLVTGFYESNLANDDLTWETTDQFNAGMDLGLFDSKLNLTVDVYHKRTHDLLQNVILPPSNGFKTIVDNFGEVENKGIELGLGATLFETEEFNWNVSANFSMNRNKLVKLNSNLEFQLGPSVGFSKANPIMFMEGQPLGIFWGAQTEGIYQDWDEAIASGIDGATPGEIKYRNNSVDTDANGQPLDRQIINFDDYVKIGDPNPDFNVAITNNFTFGNWDLSVLFTGQKGGDIFWVDSWGLTGNQKSTNGLVTSFKDSWKAPLSVTAAGDVVYDPSVGQLTNVGNPAPLIDPGQRALVSDRQIFDGSYVRLKNLNIGYTLKLKKKTSLRVYATGQNLVTWTKYPGYDPEVQTYNKDPQRRGVDFGGYPGTKTYTLGVKFNY; from the coding sequence ATGAAAAAACTAATTCTACTTCTTTTATTGTTGCCCCTGACCTTAATGGGACAAGAAATGATGGTAAAAGGAACTGTGATAGATGGAGAAACAAAAGAACCCCTACCAGGTGTTTCGGTTCTTATTAAAGGAACAGTTAAGGGAACCGAAACAGATTTTAATGGAAAGTTCGAATTAAAGGCTACAAAGGGAGACACAATTGTATTTCTATATCTAGGAATGAAATCCCAAGAGGTGGTAGTTAATTCACCCACATTACAAGTTTCTTTACAACCTGATACAACACAGTTAGATGAAGTTGTAGTAAGTGTCGGTTACTTTGATGTGACTAAGAAAGACCTTTCAGGTTCCATTAGTCAAGTAAAAACACAAGAATTAGAAAAAAATAGATCTATTAAAGTAGAGCAATTACTGCAAGGTCAAGTGGCAGGGGTGGTTGTAAGTGAAAGTTCTGAGCCAGGTGGAGGAATCGGTATTTCTATTAGGGGAACGAATTCGATGCTAGGAGGAACGCAACCGTTGTATGTAGTTGACGGTATTCCTATTGATCCATTAACGGATGCGCAAGGAAATGGAGCGTCAGGACAATCGCAAAGTGCACTTAGCTTCCTCAATCCTAATGATATAGAAAAGATGGAGGTGCTTAAAGATGCTGCTGCTACTGCTGTGTACGGAGCAAGAGGAGCTAATGGAGTTATCATTATTACAACAAAGAGTGGAGGAAGAAGTGGGGAAGACAACTTATCTATAACAGTAGATACTTTTATAACCGAGGTAAATAAAAAATTAGATGTTATGAATGGTCCTCAATTCGAAGAGTATATGAATCAAAGAGCCCTCAATCAACTGTATGTTAATCTTACCGATCCTCAAAGAGTAGGTGGCTATTTTGATGGTTCTCAAGAATTTACAGATGTAAATTATCCAGAATTAGCAACATTCAGTTTACCATTTGCTACTTCCACAGGAATTAATAATAACTGGCAAGACTTAGTGTATAGAATAGCAGCTTCTAGTGCCTATAATATATCGTATAGAGGTGGAGACGCGAAGAAAAATTTCTCCATGAGTTTAGCAATGCAAGATATCGATGGTGTTATTGTAAATACAGGTAATAAAAGGGTAATTTTCAATGCTAATGGAAGAAAGAAAATTTTTAATGACAACATAGACTTGATTTCAAGAACTAATGTTGCGTACAATACTGGAAACGCCTCCTCTGTTGGAAACGGTCAAATATTTCTACAACGAGGTGTGGTGTCTCAAGCCTTACAATTTCAACCAATTTTTAGCACTCTAGAACCGGGTCAAGACGATGATATCTATGCAGATTTGAATGAAGATAATGTGGTGTCTAATCCGTATACATTGGCAAAATTTTTAACCGATAAGAAAGAATCTTTTAACTTTATTCAAAACCTATCTGTTACTGCTAAAATTGCACCAAATTTAACAGGTATTTTAAAAGGAGCTTTCAACTATCAAAAAAGTAACAGAGATAGTTATTATCCAGTAAATACCACTAGAGGAAGAAGAAATAATGGAGAAGCAACACAAGCTTTTCTAGAGAATAGAAAAATTTATGGAGAAGCAAATTTACGTTACCGAAATAATTTTAACGGACATAGAATAGATGCGAGTCTTGTTGGTACGATTGAGAAAAATAATATCCGATCGATGTATAACAAAGCCTTCGGTTTTGGTAGTGATGTAACCAAATACTACACATTTCAATCGGCAACAGATGTGTTAGTGCCAATTTCTCAATTCAGAGAGTTTGGTCTGCTTTCTGGTCTGTTTAGAGTTGGATACAATTACAAAGGTAAATATTACCTAGATGTAAACACACGTATAGATGCGTCATCTAAATTTGCCAAAAATAATAAAAGCGCTTGGTTTCCATCAATTGCTTTAGCTTGGACAATTTCAAAAGAAAAGTTTTTAAGAAATTCAAAAACAATCTCTAACTTAAAGTTAAGAACATCGTATGGTAAAACAGGAAGTAATCCAATTGCACCCTATCAGTCATTAGCATTGTTAACGCCTATCAGGTATAATTTTGATAATCAATTAGTTACAGGGTTTTATGAATCGAATTTAGCAAATGATGATTTAACTTGGGAAACTACCGATCAGTTTAATGCAGGAATGGATTTAGGGCTTTTTGATTCTAAATTGAATCTAACCGTAGATGTGTATCACAAACGAACCCATGATTTGTTACAAAATGTAATATTACCTCCCTCAAATGGTTTTAAAACCATCGTAGATAATTTTGGTGAAGTTGAGAACAAAGGAATAGAGTTAGGTCTTGGTGCTACTCTTTTCGAAACCGAAGAATTTAATTGGAATGTTTCTGCCAACTTCTCTATGAATAGAAACAAATTGGTAAAATTAAATTCAAACCTCGAATTTCAACTAGGACCCTCAGTAGGATTTAGTAAAGCAAACCCAATCATGTTTATGGAAGGGCAACCTTTAGGTATTTTCTGGGGTGCGCAAACCGAAGGAATTTATCAAGACTGGGATGAGGCTATTGCCAGTGGTATTGATGGAGCTACTCCTGGAGAAATAAAATATAGGAACAATTCTGTAGATACAGATGCCAATGGACAACCTTTAGACAGACAAATAATTAATTTTGATGACTATGTAAAAATAGGCGATCCAAATCCTGATTTTAACGTGGCAATTACCAATAACTTTACCTTTGGAAACTGGGATTTGTCGGTGTTGTTTACAGGTCAAAAAGGAGGAGACATTTTTTGGGTAGATTCATGGGGCTTAACAGGAAATCAAAAAAGTACAAATGGTTTAGTAACATCCTTTAAAGATTCTTGGAAGGCGCCTTTGAGTGTTACTGCTGCAGGAGATGTTGTGTACGACCCTTCAGTTGGACAACTTACCAACGTAGGCAATCCAGCACCTCTTATCGATCCAGGACAGCGAGCTTTGGTATCGGATAGGCAAATATTCGATGGATCTTACGTACGATTAAAGAACCTCAATATTGGCTACACACTTAAACTTAAAAAGAAGACGAGCCTTAGAGTGTATGCTACAGGTCAGAATCTAGTAACTTGGACAAAATACCCAGGGTACGACCCAGAAGTACAAACCTACAACAAAGACCCTCAAAGAAGAGGTGTCGATTTTGGTGGATATCCAGGTACAAAAACATATACATTAGGAGTAAAGTTTAATTATTAA
- a CDS encoding sulfatase family protein: MRKSIFYILLFIGLFSRAQQKPNVVFIISDQHKLKETGAYGNKLSITPNIDALAKTGVVFNNAYTPAPVCAPARASLITGMYPYANGAIYHKAPVKMPNGKIKNIGSGYLRETGYHEDIVTLAAIFKQQDYVTASPGKMHVHGELQKDVDEDHKEGNNMGFDEVSLRYYTYFPGGHYQDEVGEDTYMRYRQFKKYSKVYHKGSMHLNENYEPTLVKNEEDNFDMVVAKKSVEFINKRAEDGKNFFLHIGFEKPHAPFTTTQRYLDMHTPANFPLPKTFNDWHVKGKYPWVPNWIHSAIPKDLQKAQNVMAAYNACITEMDDMVGRVVNALKENGLYENTIIIYTTDHGEHLFEHGLRGKHNMYEAAVNIPFIISYPKLFKQNTRNNSLISFIDLMPTLAELINGSTPETAQGVSLVEVLTQGKELKSRVVYSEFRGGNYELLAGAKNVPSRMMRKGDYKFIYTHGIINQLYNLKEDPDELNNLIFDEKYQKIYQDMYFQTLAKWRFQEYAPIPVSLKNNKLKWNQTEEFTSYAIYYSLTNDAKEATLLAANINDDYFKVKKEGYYWLLATPKLSKTSKFYGENIPVAVGTYSFNLPVSNAIYVKN; this comes from the coding sequence ATGAGAAAATCCATTTTTTACATACTTTTATTCATTGGGCTCTTTTCAAGAGCCCAACAAAAACCCAATGTAGTTTTTATTATTTCCGATCAGCATAAATTGAAGGAAACAGGTGCGTATGGAAATAAATTATCGATAACACCTAATATTGATGCCTTAGCTAAAACTGGAGTTGTTTTTAACAATGCATACACACCTGCACCCGTTTGTGCGCCTGCCAGAGCATCGTTAATTACAGGAATGTATCCGTATGCAAATGGAGCTATTTATCACAAGGCTCCAGTAAAAATGCCCAATGGAAAAATTAAAAACATAGGTAGTGGGTATTTAAGAGAAACGGGTTACCATGAAGATATCGTTACCTTAGCTGCTATTTTTAAACAACAAGATTATGTAACAGCGTCGCCAGGTAAAATGCACGTGCACGGAGAGTTGCAAAAAGATGTAGATGAAGATCACAAAGAAGGAAACAATATGGGTTTTGATGAGGTGAGTCTTCGATATTACACCTATTTCCCTGGAGGTCATTATCAAGATGAAGTTGGAGAAGATACCTACATGCGCTACAGACAATTTAAAAAGTACAGCAAAGTATACCATAAAGGGTCGATGCATTTAAATGAAAACTACGAACCAACGCTTGTTAAAAATGAAGAAGATAATTTTGATATGGTGGTGGCAAAAAAATCTGTTGAGTTTATCAATAAGAGAGCAGAAGATGGTAAAAACTTCTTCTTACATATTGGTTTTGAAAAACCGCATGCGCCTTTTACCACAACCCAGCGGTATTTAGATATGCACACACCTGCAAACTTTCCATTACCAAAAACGTTTAACGATTGGCATGTGAAGGGAAAATATCCGTGGGTACCTAATTGGATACATTCAGCAATACCTAAAGATCTTCAAAAAGCACAAAACGTAATGGCAGCTTACAATGCTTGTATCACAGAAATGGATGATATGGTAGGAAGAGTGGTCAATGCACTAAAAGAAAACGGACTGTACGAAAATACCATTATCATTTATACCACAGATCATGGCGAGCATTTGTTTGAACACGGCTTAAGAGGAAAACACAACATGTATGAAGCAGCCGTAAATATTCCGTTTATTATATCATACCCCAAATTATTTAAGCAAAATACCCGCAACAACTCCTTAATCAGTTTTATCGATTTAATGCCTACATTGGCAGAATTAATTAATGGCAGCACTCCAGAAACCGCTCAAGGAGTTTCTTTAGTAGAGGTACTAACACAAGGAAAAGAGTTAAAAAGCAGGGTGGTGTATTCAGAATTTAGAGGAGGTAACTATGAATTGTTAGCTGGGGCTAAAAATGTTCCGTCTAGAATGATGCGTAAAGGCGATTATAAGTTTATTTATACGCATGGTATTATAAACCAATTGTACAACCTTAAAGAAGATCCGGATGAGTTGAACAACTTAATTTTTGATGAAAAATATCAGAAGATATATCAAGACATGTATTTTCAAACGTTAGCAAAATGGCGTTTTCAAGAGTATGCACCCATACCTGTTTCCTTAAAAAACAATAAATTAAAATGGAATCAAACAGAAGAATTTACAAGCTATGCTATTTATTATTCACTAACAAACGATGCTAAAGAAGCAACCTTACTTGCTGCGAATATTAATGACGATTATTTTAAAGTAAAAAAAGAAGGATACTATTGGCTATTAGCTACACCTAAACTTTCTAAAACATCTAAATTTTATGGAGAAAATATACCCGTGGCAGTAGGTACTTATTCATTTAATTTACCAGTTTCTAATGCGATATATGTTAAAAATTAA